The DNA window CGGCTGCTCGAGAAGCCCAGGGTGCTGGTGCTCGGGGCTGGTGGCGGCGCCGAGGTGCTGCTGGCCGGCTACCACGGCGCCCGGTCCATTGACGCGGTCGAGCTTGACGGCCGCGTCGCCGAGCTGCTGAGCCGGGACTTCGCGGCCTACGCCGGCCACCTCTTCGCCCCGCCCGAGCACCGCCTGCACGTAGCCGAGGGGCGCAGCTTCGTGGCCGCCAGCCGGGCCGTCTACGACCTCATCCAGGTGGTGGCCGGTGATTCCTTCAGCGCCGGGGCGGCTGGCCTGCTGGCCCTCAACGCCGGCCCGCTCTACACCGTCGAGGGTTTGCAGAGCCTTCTCGCCCGCCTGGCACCCGGCGGCCTGCTCAGCCTCGGCGGCCGCCTCCGGCTGCCGCCACGGCAAAGCCTCAAGCTGGTGGCCACGGCCATCGCGGCGCTCGAGGGCCTGGGCCTGGAAGCGGCCGGCCGCCTGGCCCTGATCCGCGGCTGGGACACGGTGACGCTGCTGCTCGGCAAGCAGGAATTCGGCCCCGCCGAGGCTGCCGCCGTGCGCCACTTCGCGGCCGCCCATGGCTTCGACCTAGCCTACTTGCCGGGAATCGAGGAGAGCGAAACCAACCGCTTCAACCGGCTTTCGGAGCCCTACCTCTACGCCGGCACCCGGGCGCTGCTGGGGCCTGGGCGCGCCGCCTTCAGGGCCGGCTACGCCTTCGACATCACTCCGGCCAGCGACGACCGGCCCTATTTCCACGACGTCTTCCGTTGGCGCAGCCTGCCCGGGGTGCTGGCCTTGCCGGCGGCCGGGGCCGTGGCGCTGGTCGAGTGGGGCTACGTCATCGGGCTGGCGACGCTGGCCCAGGCGCTGGTCTTCGGCGCCCTGCTGGTGGTGGCACCCCTGGCGCTCTCGCGGCCGGTGCGACGGGCTCGCGCGGGCGCCGCGCTGGTGCTCTATTTCGGCGCCGTCGGGCTGGCCTTTTTGTTCGTCGAAATCGCCTACATGCAGCGCTTCACGCTGCTGCTCGGCCATCCCATCAGCGCCGTCGCCGTGGTGCTGGCGGGGTTCCTGGTGTTCGCCGGCCTGGGCAGCGGCTTTGCCGGGGTCTTGGAAAAGCGCTTCGGAAGCACCGCCGTGACCCTGGCGGTGGCCGCCATCGCCCTGGTGGCGGGGCTCGAATTGCTGGCCTGGCCGGCGCTCTTCGCCCTGCTGGCGCCACTGCCCGAGAGCGGGAAAACCGTCGCCGCGCTGGTCCTCATCGCTCCGCTGGCACTGCCCATGGGGCTGCCCCTGCCGCTGGGTCTTGGACGCTTGGGACGGACGGTACCGGCGCTGCTGCCCTGGGCCTGGGCGGTCAACGGCTGCGCCTCGGTAGTGGGTGCCGTGCTGGCGCTGCTGCTGGCAATGGAATTCGGCCTCACTGCGGTGGTGCTGTCGGCGCTGGTGCTTTACGCCCTGGCCACGCGGGTTATGCTGGTGCCGATGGCAAGGGAGTAGCAAATGAGCTTGCAGATGTACGAGACCGTGGTGGCGGCCTTGGCTGAGGTCGGGCTGGCGGTGCGCGGCGCCTTTCACCCCGAGGCCGAGGACGGCGTGCCGGACCTGCCCGACGGCCGGCCGGTGGCGACGCTGGTGCTGGCCGGCAACGTCGGGCCCGGCATGTTCCAGGCCTTTGCCAAGGCGCGCGACGGTTGGACCGCAGCCGACGACAAGGGCCATCCGCTGAACCACTGGTCGCGGCTGGTCCTGAGCGAAGCCAG is part of the Alphaproteobacteria bacterium genome and encodes:
- a CDS encoding SAM-dependent methyltransferase gives rise to the protein MLGLAIALLSAGAVGYEILLMRLFAIVQWHHFATMVVSLALLGYGAGGSLLAWRRQALLDRFTTAFATAAGLFSLTSVAAFGLAQRIPFNPLEIVWEAGQLLRLGAIYLVLALPFACVALAIGLALAQRPGRIGSLYRADLLGAGLGAGAVMAALYTWFPAVCLMLFAAAGLLAAGLCCLAAKRPAGWLLLLAGLASPFVWPPALTAPMPSPYKALSQALEVPGRRIVARRSSPLGLITVVESTEVPWRHAPGLSLTRPAAVATQLALFSDGAAMTPIARYQGRRQTLTYLDRRPAALAYRLLEKPRVLVLGAGGGAEVLLAGYHGARSIDAVELDGRVAELLSRDFAAYAGHLFAPPEHRLHVAEGRSFVAASRAVYDLIQVVAGDSFSAGAAGLLALNAGPLYTVEGLQSLLARLAPGGLLSLGGRLRLPPRQSLKLVATAIAALEGLGLEAAGRLALIRGWDTVTLLLGKQEFGPAEAAAVRHFAAAHGFDLAYLPGIEESETNRFNRLSEPYLYAGTRALLGPGRAAFRAGYAFDITPASDDRPYFHDVFRWRSLPGVLALPAAGAVALVEWGYVIGLATLAQALVFGALLVVAPLALSRPVRRARAGAALVLYFGAVGLAFLFVEIAYMQRFTLLLGHPISAVAVVLAGFLVFAGLGSGFAGVLEKRFGSTAVTLAVAAIALVAGLELLAWPALFALLAPLPESGKTVAALVLIAPLALPMGLPLPLGLGRLGRTVPALLPWAWAVNGCASVVGAVLALLLAMEFGLTAVVLSALVLYALATRVMLVPMARE